In Tachysurus fulvidraco isolate hzauxx_2018 chromosome 3, HZAU_PFXX_2.0, whole genome shotgun sequence, a single window of DNA contains:
- the LOC113652088 gene encoding repetitive organellar protein isoform X1, with protein MFILLCRYIRVFAYPGDDVTLSSHLSPETSAVSMEVRWFRGTECIYMYNKGQVSVGKGYEGRASMSTRELRNGNVSLTLKSISPLDTGIYSCQVLTGHNKVEKSIHLYMSGMEPVSPDLTEPKLTEKDSADMEESVIILELKKLLQQREKELEDKTRELEATKEMLKTKSGLLLYKDTDLANMSTLIHQKEEHLKKVLSELEMYKRRLEQLEQKLQEKDALVQELQVVLRDKEKHLRERVEAQITEGLKNTAQDTADTQESVRLIELKNQLQKKEKELEDKAKESESTTEELSRTTKLLRDRETDVRHLANERDEFMKNVTGEMEMCLRELETLGQKLQEKNAEVEELRVVLQEKERELEEEKKRGRVITENKTADVSHVAFGRTYQNPKEQLEEMENWIAKQREKRRMKEEEERTEALEKEFLDYVSAVKELITKKYEKILAWAKMMAVLQEKLAVVETDEERQALQVQLKKALEMQKQGEEQIEHLTEDIEEKRNAIEEKHKHEIEEIRDKYSTVSKIQAETNILNIVLPDIRSYFQNKAGAEGQTRTPEFSHAGGAEISVEKKMLETVVEEETWQPDDPNSEDGDTDDASDKMVNGVMVREREINKEVQEKVREAKTHVVTDAQ; from the exons ATGTTCATACTACTCTGCCGATACATCCGCGTGTTCGCCTACCCCGGCGACGACGTCACGCTGTCCTCTCATCTCTCGCCCGAAACCAGCGCTGTGTCCATGGAGGTCCGGTGGTTTCGGGGCACCGAGTGCATTTACATGTATAATAAGGGGCAGGTGAGCGTCGGGAAGGGCTACGAGGGACGGGCGAGCATGTCGACCCGGGAGCTGCGTAACGGAAACGTGTCTCTGACCCTGAAATCCATCTCACCCTTGGACACGGGGATCTACAGCTGTCAGGTGCTTACTGGCCACAACAAGGTGGAGAAATCCATCCATTTGTATATGTCAG GAATGGAGCCAGTTTCACCTGATCTAA CGGAACCGAAGCTCACGGAAAAAGACAGCGCGGACATGGAAGAATCCGTCATCATACTCG AATTGAAGAAATTATTGCAGCAAAGGGAAAAAGAGCTTGAAGATAAAACCAGAGAGTTGGAAGCCACGAAGGAAATGCTGAAGACCAAGTCGGGTCTCCTGCTGTACAAGGACACGGACCTGGCCAACATGAGTACACTCATACATCAGAAAGAGGAACATTTAAAGAAGGTGCTGAGCGAGCTGGAGATGTATAAGAGGCGATTAGAGCAGCTGGAACAGAAGCTGCAGGAGAAGGACGCGCTGGTCCAGGAGCTTCAAGTCGTCCTGAGGGACAAAGAGAAACATCTGAGGGAACGAGTAGAAGCGCAGATTACAG AAGGACTCAAAAACACGGCACAAGACACCGCGGACACCCAGGAATCGGTCCGTTTAATCG AGTTGAAGAACCAActgcagaagaaagaaaaagagctggAAGATAAAGCGAAGGAGTCCGAGAGCACGACTGAAGAGCTGAGCAGGACGACGAAGCTGCTACGAGACCGAGAGACGGACGTGCGGCACTTAGCAAACGAGCGAGACGAATTTATGAAGAACGTGACCGGCGAGATGGAGATGTGTTTACGGGAGCTGGAGACACTGGGACAGAAGCTGCAGGAGAAGAACGCGGAGGTCGAGGAGCTGAGAGTTGTTCTGCAAGAGAAAGAGCGAGAactggaggaggagaagaaacgTGGACGTGTGATTACAG AGAATAAAACAGCAGATGTTTCTCACGTCGCGTTCGGCAGAACGTACCAAAACCCAAAGGAGCAGCTGGAAGAGATGGAGAACTGGATTgctaaacagagagagaagagaagaatgaaagaagaggaggagaggacgGAGGCTCTGGAGAAAGAGTTTCTCGATTACGTCTCGGCGGTGAAGGAACTGATCACAAAGAAATACGAGAAGATCCTGGCTTGGGCCAAGATGATGGCCGTGCTTCAGGAGAAGCTAGCGGTCGTCGAGACGGACGAGGAACGACAAGCGCTCCAGGTGCAGCTGAAGAAAGCTTTGGAAATGCAGAAGCAAGGTGAGGAACAGATCGAGCACCTGACCGAAGACATCGAGGAAAAGAGGAACGCCATCGAAGAGAAGCACAAGCACGAGATCGAAGAGATCAGGGACAAATACAGCACCGTCTCCAAGATCCAAGCAGAAACCAACATCCTGAACATCGTCCTTCCTGACATCCGGTCGTACTTTCAGAACAAAGCAGGCGCCGAAGGACAAACACGGACGCCGGAGTTCTCGCACGCAGGCGGAGCGGAAATCAGCGTGGAGAAGAAGATGCTGGAAACCGTGGTAGAGGAGGAGACCTGGCAACCCGACGATCCGAATAGCGAGGACGGAGATACGGACGACGCGAGCGACAAAATGGTGAACGGCGTGATGGTCAGAGAGcgagaaataaacaaagaagtGCAGGAGAAAGTGAGGGAAGCGAAGACGCACGTTGTAACTGACGCCCAGTAA
- the LOC113652088 gene encoding MAR-binding filament-like protein 1 isoform X2, whose product MFILLCRYIRVFAYPGDDVTLSSHLSPETSAVSMEVRWFRGTECIYMYNKGQVSVGKGYEGRASMSTRELRNGNVSLTLKSISPLDTGIYSCQVLTGHNKVEKSIHLYMSGMEPVSPDLTEPKLTEKDSADMEESVIILELKKLLQQREKELEDKTRELEATKEMLKTKSGLLLYKDTDLANMSTLIHQKEEHLKKVLSELEMYKRRLEQLEQKLQEKDALVQELQVVLRDKEKHLRERVEAQITGLKNTAQDTADTQESVRLIELKNQLQKKEKELEDKAKESESTTEELSRTTKLLRDRETDVRHLANERDEFMKNVTGEMEMCLRELETLGQKLQEKNAEVEELRVVLQEKERELEEEKKRGRVITENKTADVSHVAFGRTYQNPKEQLEEMENWIAKQREKRRMKEEEERTEALEKEFLDYVSAVKELITKKYEKILAWAKMMAVLQEKLAVVETDEERQALQVQLKKALEMQKQGEEQIEHLTEDIEEKRNAIEEKHKHEIEEIRDKYSTVSKIQAETNILNIVLPDIRSYFQNKAGAEGQTRTPEFSHAGGAEISVEKKMLETVVEEETWQPDDPNSEDGDTDDASDKMVNGVMVREREINKEVQEKVREAKTHVVTDAQ is encoded by the exons ATGTTCATACTACTCTGCCGATACATCCGCGTGTTCGCCTACCCCGGCGACGACGTCACGCTGTCCTCTCATCTCTCGCCCGAAACCAGCGCTGTGTCCATGGAGGTCCGGTGGTTTCGGGGCACCGAGTGCATTTACATGTATAATAAGGGGCAGGTGAGCGTCGGGAAGGGCTACGAGGGACGGGCGAGCATGTCGACCCGGGAGCTGCGTAACGGAAACGTGTCTCTGACCCTGAAATCCATCTCACCCTTGGACACGGGGATCTACAGCTGTCAGGTGCTTACTGGCCACAACAAGGTGGAGAAATCCATCCATTTGTATATGTCAG GAATGGAGCCAGTTTCACCTGATCTAA CGGAACCGAAGCTCACGGAAAAAGACAGCGCGGACATGGAAGAATCCGTCATCATACTCG AATTGAAGAAATTATTGCAGCAAAGGGAAAAAGAGCTTGAAGATAAAACCAGAGAGTTGGAAGCCACGAAGGAAATGCTGAAGACCAAGTCGGGTCTCCTGCTGTACAAGGACACGGACCTGGCCAACATGAGTACACTCATACATCAGAAAGAGGAACATTTAAAGAAGGTGCTGAGCGAGCTGGAGATGTATAAGAGGCGATTAGAGCAGCTGGAACAGAAGCTGCAGGAGAAGGACGCGCTGGTCCAGGAGCTTCAAGTCGTCCTGAGGGACAAAGAGAAACATCTGAGGGAACGAGTAGAAGCGCAGATTACAG GACTCAAAAACACGGCACAAGACACCGCGGACACCCAGGAATCGGTCCGTTTAATCG AGTTGAAGAACCAActgcagaagaaagaaaaagagctggAAGATAAAGCGAAGGAGTCCGAGAGCACGACTGAAGAGCTGAGCAGGACGACGAAGCTGCTACGAGACCGAGAGACGGACGTGCGGCACTTAGCAAACGAGCGAGACGAATTTATGAAGAACGTGACCGGCGAGATGGAGATGTGTTTACGGGAGCTGGAGACACTGGGACAGAAGCTGCAGGAGAAGAACGCGGAGGTCGAGGAGCTGAGAGTTGTTCTGCAAGAGAAAGAGCGAGAactggaggaggagaagaaacgTGGACGTGTGATTACAG AGAATAAAACAGCAGATGTTTCTCACGTCGCGTTCGGCAGAACGTACCAAAACCCAAAGGAGCAGCTGGAAGAGATGGAGAACTGGATTgctaaacagagagagaagagaagaatgaaagaagaggaggagaggacgGAGGCTCTGGAGAAAGAGTTTCTCGATTACGTCTCGGCGGTGAAGGAACTGATCACAAAGAAATACGAGAAGATCCTGGCTTGGGCCAAGATGATGGCCGTGCTTCAGGAGAAGCTAGCGGTCGTCGAGACGGACGAGGAACGACAAGCGCTCCAGGTGCAGCTGAAGAAAGCTTTGGAAATGCAGAAGCAAGGTGAGGAACAGATCGAGCACCTGACCGAAGACATCGAGGAAAAGAGGAACGCCATCGAAGAGAAGCACAAGCACGAGATCGAAGAGATCAGGGACAAATACAGCACCGTCTCCAAGATCCAAGCAGAAACCAACATCCTGAACATCGTCCTTCCTGACATCCGGTCGTACTTTCAGAACAAAGCAGGCGCCGAAGGACAAACACGGACGCCGGAGTTCTCGCACGCAGGCGGAGCGGAAATCAGCGTGGAGAAGAAGATGCTGGAAACCGTGGTAGAGGAGGAGACCTGGCAACCCGACGATCCGAATAGCGAGGACGGAGATACGGACGACGCGAGCGACAAAATGGTGAACGGCGTGATGGTCAGAGAGcgagaaataaacaaagaagtGCAGGAGAAAGTGAGGGAAGCGAAGACGCACGTTGTAACTGACGCCCAGTAA